In the genome of Leptospiraceae bacterium, the window TAATAATCAATGGTCATAATTTTTTCTTTTACATCTTTCGGAATAGCTAAATATAAAAATCTATCAGGCTCCTTCTTCAAGATTATTTGTAAATAACCCAAATACTGACCTAAAGCAGAATTAAACTCATTAACAATAGAACT includes:
- a CDS encoding fatty-acid oxidation protein subunit alpha, with translation SSIVNEFNSALGQYLGYLQIILKKEPDRFLYLAIPKDVKEKIMTIDYYKNLIQKYKLKILVYEPNNEVISEWIN